From the Rhizomicrobium palustre genome, the window GCCCGAACCTTCATCGCCCTTGATATAAGCATCGGGGCGGCCCTGGTCGCGGAAGACGCGCTGCACGGCCTTGGCGACGCTTTCCGTGGCGATGCCAAAAAAGTCCGCTGCAGAGCGGGTGATTTCGTTTTCGGTAAAGGTATCGTCATCGCCCGATTCATCGGCCAATGCGGGAACGGTGATAAGCCCGGTAGCACCAGAGGCCAACGCCCCCAAAATCAGCTCTCGCCTTTTCATCGGCTACTCCCTTTGAATAAAACTGCCGCCTCGCAAAACTTCTACTCGAAACGGGCGAATCGATTTGCGGTTATCCTCCCCCAAAATCTGGGGTTTCGCTATGCCGCCGCCAACCGGCCCGCTACGACTGAAACGGCCAATTTTGGCAACTCGGTGGTGGACCTGTGCGTTTGACGTTGAGGGAAGCCATTAAATCCCCGTCATGCGGAGCGCTATGCAGGAAAAGCCCATCAGAACCGAGTCCGGCACGCCTAAGGCCTTTAGTCCCCCTGTGAGCAAAAAGGGGCTCGGCAGGGCAGGCTGGGTCGCAATGGTTGCGCTCGCACTCATTCTCGCGGGAGCGGTTCTGTATGCCGTCGATACGTCAGAGCAACTCGGCCCGGTGCCGATGAGCCTTTCCGGCTGGCTATTTCTCAGCCTCGGCGTTCTGCTGACCTTGGCCGTTGGCATCGGCTTGATGGCGCTTATGTTTTATTCGAGCCGGCATAATTTCGACCGCTGAGGAGAGGCGACACCAAAGGACGCAGGGGGAGAAACTTTCCCGGAGCGTTCATTCTCCTTTCACGAGTAAGGCCTTAACTGCTCGTGATAACAAGTGTAAGAAATACATGCCATTGATGCAATTCAATGATAAATGGCTCGTGGGCGTCGCTGAGCTGGATAGCCAGCACGAAATCCTGCTCGCCACCATCAACAAACTCTACGGCATCGCCTTGCGGCGCGAGGCCATCGCGGCACTCGATGGGCTAGTTGACGATCTGGCTTCCTATGTCGATCTGCATTGCGCCTATGAGGAAAAGCTCTTCACGGAAGCCGACTACCCTGGGGCCGTTCGTCATAAAGGTGAACATGACAAGTTGCGCCGTCACATCGCGCAATTTGCAGCGCGCCCGGACAAGGATCTCTGCCTCGCGCTCGATCTTTTGCATGTGTTGAAACAATGGCTGACCGACCACATCATGCGAGAGGATAAGGCTGCCTGCGCCTATCTGAACACGCGTGGAAATTTCTAGCCCTCTGGTGCCTCTGCTTGCGGTTTGCCCATACGATGCACTAGCTTTGCGCCTGATGGGAAACAGGAGTGCGCGTGGAAACTGTCACCGAATATGTGTCGGGTGATCTTATCCAGGCTGCCGCGCGCGAAAGCCGCGATCTACAAGCGCCGAATCCGTTCATTTATTGGTGCGATCTCGTGGCGTCTGTCAGCATCGGCTACGGCGCGCTTGCCGTACTGATACTGTCGGAACCGCCATTGCTGAAGCTTGGCGCGGGCGTTGTTGCAGTGCTGGCGCTTTATCGCTGCATTAGTTTCATTCACGAACTAACGCATATCAAAGCTGGGGCCTTGCCCGGGTTTCGCATCGCCTGGAATCTTCTCATCGGCGTGCCGCTGCTTTTGCCGTCCTTTCTCTATGAAGGTGTGCATAGCCTGCATCACGCCAAGACACGCTATGGCACCGAAGAAGATCCTGAATACCTGCCGCTCGCCCATATGGGGCCGTTCAGTGTCCCGCTATTTCTCCTGGTCTCGCTTTTGGCGCCGCTCGCCTTGCTCTTGCGCTTTGCGATCCTCGCGCCGCTCAGCCTTGTCGTGCCTGGTCTTCGCAAGATCGTCGTGGCGCAGGCTTCCGCGATGACGATCTCGCCGACTTTCAAACGAAAGCCGCCAGAAGGGCGTGATTGGATTTTCTGGGAAGCCGCGGCCTCGCTTTGGGCCATCACGGCGATCACGCTTGCGGTCACTGGCGTCATCGCGCCCAGCCAATGGATAGTGCTGCTGGGCGTTGTGTCTGCCGTCGCCTTCCTCAATCAACTGCGCACGCTGGTCGCCCATCTTTGGGAGAATGACGGCGGGCAGATGACCATCACTGCGCAATATCTCGACAGCGTGAATGTGCCGGGCGGCTTTCTGCCGGAGCTCTGGGCGCCGGTGGGCTTGCGCTATCACGCGCTGCACCATCTCTTGCCCGGCATTCCCTATCACGCACTGCCAAAAGCGCATCGTAGGCTCATCGCGGCGCTGCCTGACGGTTCGGAGTATCACCGCGCCAATTACGCGGGGCTCTTGCGTCTCACTTGGCGCCTAATGCGGGCCGGGTGGCGGTAATCTGGCCGGCAGATGAAATCGCCTCTGCCGCGCTTGGCGCAGAGCCCGCGCCTTCCCATATGAGAAAGGCTGTTTGACCGCGCCGGGAAATGAGCCGCCTTCCTCCCATCCTTAAGGGGGGAAATCACTCGAACAATTATATTGCACGCATCGCCATCTGGTTTTCGCAAGGCGATTTTTGAGTGAACACAATAGCTTACCGGGAAAATCCCGGATTTGTTTTCAACTTTTTTGAATCCGGCTTCAGAGCCCTTTGGCGATGAAATGCGGGTTCGCGAAGCCTGGCTTGCCATAGAGGAAGGGCTTGCCTTCCACCGTCGTGACCGCGCCGCCTGCGGCCGCAAGCACGGCATGGCCCGCCGCCGTATCCCATTCCATGGTGCGGCCATGGCGGGGATAGATATCCGCTTCGCCCGCCGCGATCAGGCAGAATTTCAGCGAGGAACCTGCCACCACGAAATTCTTGATCTGATAGGCGCCAAGATATTCGGCGGTCTTGCCGTCGTTATGAGAGCGGGAGATGGCGGCCACCAGCCCATCCTTGCCGGGCTGACGCACGGTGATGGGATGGGCTTCGGCGAAGTCCGGCGCGCCGCCGGGCGGGCAGGTCATGGCGAAGGCGCCCGAAAGGCTCTCGCCGAAGAAGATGCGCTCCTTGGCCGGGGCATAAACCACGCCGCGCACGGGCTTGCCTTCCACGATTTCGGCGATATTGACCGTGAACTCGCCATTCTTGTTGACGAACTCCTTGGTGCCGTCGAGGGGATCGACCAGGAAGAACCGCTTGCCCACTTTCGGGGTCCGTCCTGCCGCCACTTCTTCTTCGGCCACCACCGGCACGTCGGGGGCGAGCTGGGCCAGCCGTTTCAGGATAAAGCGCTCGGCATCCACGTCCGCGGCCGTCACCGGCGACATGTCCTCTTTGCGGGTCGCCGTGATCTCGTCGGTGTAGTGCTCCAGGATGATGGCCCCGGCGTCATAGGCGATGCGGGCGAGCGCCCGGAGCATGGGTGAAGAGGCGTGGGCGTGATTATCGGTCATGGTGTCTCCTCGCCTAAGTGTAACCCGTCTGCGGGGGAGAGTTCGAGGGGGCTGACATCGGTATGGATCACCTGTTTGCCCCCATGCTCGAAATTCACAGTCACTTTGGTCCCCACCACCGACTGGACTTGACCGGTTCCCCATGCCGGTGCCGCAGGCAGCCGAACCCAGTCGCCGGGGGCCAGAAACACGGGGGGCAAATTCGAACCCATTAAGCTTTCCTTAAGCGGTAAAGGGGACGATAACCATTTCTAAACCCCGACAACCAGGGCTACCATGAACGATATCGAATTCTCCGCTTTTCTCGTCAGCCGGGTCTGCCACGACCTCGTTGGGCCCCTAGGCGCCGTCGTCAACGGCTTGGAAGTGCTGGAAGATGAACGCGATGCCGCCATGCGGGCCGATGCCCTGAAGATCGTGACTTCGAGCGCGGCCCAGGCTTTGGCGCGGTTGCAATTCATGCGTATAGCCTTCGGCGCGGCGGGCTCGGCGGGGGCCGAACTCGACCTCGGCGAAGTCGGGCGGCTGGTCACGGGCCTGCTCTCGGGCGGGCGTCTCAGCGTGGAATGGGAGCCCTCCCATGCCCATTGGCCGAAGGATTGGGCCAAGCTTCTGATGAATGCGGCGCTGATCGCGGCCGATTGCCTGCCGCGTGGTGGGCTGATCCGCATCTCCACCCCCGAAGGAGCCCCAGGCTTCAC encodes:
- a CDS encoding bacteriohemerythrin; protein product: MPLMQFNDKWLVGVAELDSQHEILLATINKLYGIALRREAIAALDGLVDDLASYVDLHCAYEEKLFTEADYPGAVRHKGEHDKLRRHIAQFAARPDKDLCLALDLLHVLKQWLTDHIMREDKAACAYLNTRGNF
- a CDS encoding fatty acid desaturase, translated to MRVETVTEYVSGDLIQAAARESRDLQAPNPFIYWCDLVASVSIGYGALAVLILSEPPLLKLGAGVVAVLALYRCISFIHELTHIKAGALPGFRIAWNLLIGVPLLLPSFLYEGVHSLHHAKTRYGTEEDPEYLPLAHMGPFSVPLFLLVSLLAPLALLLRFAILAPLSLVVPGLRKIVVAQASAMTISPTFKRKPPEGRDWIFWEAAASLWAITAITLAVTGVIAPSQWIVLLGVVSAVAFLNQLRTLVAHLWENDGGQMTITAQYLDSVNVPGGFLPELWAPVGLRYHALHHLLPGIPYHALPKAHRRLIAALPDGSEYHRANYAGLLRLTWRLMRAGWR
- the cysQ gene encoding 3'(2'),5'-bisphosphate nucleotidase CysQ — its product is MTDNHAHASSPMLRALARIAYDAGAIILEHYTDEITATRKEDMSPVTAADVDAERFILKRLAQLAPDVPVVAEEEVAAGRTPKVGKRFFLVDPLDGTKEFVNKNGEFTVNIAEIVEGKPVRGVVYAPAKERIFFGESLSGAFAMTCPPGGAPDFAEAHPITVRQPGKDGLVAAISRSHNDGKTAEYLGAYQIKNFVVAGSSLKFCLIAAGEADIYPRHGRTMEWDTAAGHAVLAAAGGAVTTVEGKPFLYGKPGFANPHFIAKGL
- a CDS encoding DUF3553 domain-containing protein is translated as MGSNLPPVFLAPGDWVRLPAAPAWGTGQVQSVVGTKVTVNFEHGGKQVIHTDVSPLELSPADGLHLGEETP
- a CDS encoding histidine phosphotransferase family protein; the encoded protein is MNDIEFSAFLVSRVCHDLVGPLGAVVNGLEVLEDERDAAMRADALKIVTSSAAQALARLQFMRIAFGAAGSAGAELDLGEVGRLVTGLLSGGRLSVEWEPSHAHWPKDWAKLLMNAALIAADCLPRGGLIRISTPEGAPGFTITAEGTGVRISEDVAKALHGEALEPDARGVQPILTYRLARGVNAGLTITLKEGFVEIVAG